One window of Medicago truncatula cultivar Jemalong A17 chromosome 2, MtrunA17r5.0-ANR, whole genome shotgun sequence genomic DNA carries:
- the LOC120578370 gene encoding uncharacterized protein, translating into MVQEGGTYQLENAMVGFNESPYKVTSHKHKLSMMHNSTFTKVHSPAIPMNVFEFKPFNEILSSTVEEVSTDVIGHVIERGDIRETEKDGRKNRVIDLTLEDLENNRLHCSLWGEHADKIVTFYGNHDNDTPTILILQFCKTRMYLGAMGVANAFNGTKLILNGDFPDVAAYMTQ; encoded by the exons ATGGTTCAAGAAGGGGGTACATATCAGCTTGAAAATGCAATGGTAGGTTTTAATGAAAGTCCTTATAAGGTAACTTCACACAAACATAAGCTTAGTATGATGCACAATTCAACTTTTACCAAAGTACACTCGCCTGCTATCCCTATGAACGTTTTTGAGTTCAAGCCATTCAATGAAATTCTCTCTTCAACTGTCGAGGAAGTATCTACGG ATGTTATTGGTCATGTAATTGAAAGAGGTGATATAAGGGAAACTGAAAAGGACGGAAGGAAAAACAGGGTTATTGATCTCACTTTAGAAGATCTTGA aAACAACCGCTTGCATTGCTCTCTTTGGGGTGAACATGCAGACAAAATTGTGACCTTTTATGGCAACCATGACAACGACACACCTACTATATTGATATTGCAGTTTTGCAAGACACGCATGTATTTAG gtgCTATGGGAGTTGCTAATGCCTTTAATGGGACTAAGCTGATACTTAATGGCGATTTTCCTGATGTCGCTGCGTACATGACACAGTAa